A single window of Methylomarinum sp. Ch1-1 DNA harbors:
- a CDS encoding L,D-transpeptidase, whose amino-acid sequence MRADRYLEVFIADQQLVVWQDGGIVKTYPVSTAKNGPGERMGSECTPTGWHRIRAKIGAGQPINSVFVGRRPTGEVYSAELARQYPRRDWILSRILWLNGMEPGKNRYGRVDSGWRYIYIHGCPDHLLQGRPESHGCIRMKNTDVIELFERVAAGCPVFIHR is encoded by the coding sequence ATGCGGGCCGATCGTTATCTGGAGGTTTTCATCGCCGATCAGCAGTTGGTGGTCTGGCAGGATGGGGGTATCGTCAAGACTTACCCGGTTTCCACCGCAAAAAACGGCCCGGGGGAGCGAATGGGGAGTGAATGTACGCCTACCGGCTGGCATAGGATCCGCGCCAAAATCGGCGCGGGTCAGCCGATCAATAGTGTCTTTGTCGGCAGAAGACCGACCGGGGAAGTCTACAGCGCCGAGTTGGCCCGGCAATATCCTCGCCGTGACTGGATACTGAGCCGGATTTTATGGCTGAACGGCATGGAGCCGGGGAAAAACCGCTACGGCCGGGTCGATAGCGGCTGGCGTTATATTTATATCCACGGTTGTCCGGATCATTTGTTGCAGGGGCGGCCTGAATCGCACGGCTGTATCCGGATGAAGAATACCGATGTGATCGAGTTGTTCGAACGGGTTGCGGCCGGCTGTCCGGTTTTCATTCATCGATAG